Proteins from a genomic interval of Firmicutes bacterium HGW-Firmicutes-1:
- a CDS encoding amino acid permease encodes METLNKKYGLWTSIAMVVGVVIGSGVFFKADDVLTLTKGNLIGALIAWVVGAASMVFGALVFAEFAGRIEKANGIVDYSEEAYGKKFGYLVGWFKGVLYYTPLSAVLCWVASMYTLILFGSDNPTNSAMTWVVAGIYLVLGYTMNYFSPILAGKFQVATTVIKLIPLTLIAVIGMISGVLNGVMIHNFTSAAKTIGSSYGTMASAVVATAFAYEGWIAATTINSEIKDAKKTLPRALTIGSIIVLIIYIFYFLGISGVLPTDQIVKESDNAISIAANSLFGGTAAVILTAFVIFSCLGTLNGLIISNIRMPFSLALRNQGPLPKLLAKVSPKTNMPPYSTIYAFILSVVYTVLWYGSLNNWFGRYIGLDEIPIVLIYGLYIFLYVWYIRNFTDLNNWKRFGLPIFAIMGSLIILYGGITNPSIGIYLGISVIVILLGLLFYRKE; translated from the coding sequence ATGGAAACACTAAACAAGAAGTATGGGTTATGGACATCTATAGCTATGGTAGTTGGAGTAGTTATCGGTTCTGGTGTCTTTTTCAAAGCAGATGATGTATTAACCCTAACAAAAGGGAATTTAATCGGTGCTTTAATTGCCTGGGTTGTAGGTGCAGCATCAATGGTATTTGGAGCATTGGTTTTTGCTGAGTTTGCTGGGAGAATCGAAAAGGCAAATGGTATTGTCGATTACTCAGAGGAAGCTTATGGTAAAAAATTTGGATATTTAGTTGGTTGGTTTAAAGGGGTTCTTTATTACACACCTTTATCAGCAGTTTTATGTTGGGTAGCAAGTATGTATACTTTAATATTATTTGGCTCAGATAATCCTACCAATAGCGCAATGACATGGGTAGTAGCTGGTATTTATTTGGTTTTAGGATATACAATGAATTATTTTTCACCAATATTAGCGGGTAAGTTTCAAGTTGCTACAACAGTAATTAAACTCATTCCCTTAACACTCATTGCTGTTATTGGTATGATTTCCGGAGTTTTAAATGGTGTAATGATTCATAATTTTACATCTGCAGCAAAGACAATAGGAAGTAGCTATGGTACAATGGCATCCGCTGTTGTTGCGACTGCCTTTGCATATGAAGGCTGGATTGCGGCTACAACAATTAACAGTGAAATTAAGGATGCAAAAAAGACCTTACCAAGGGCGTTAACGATTGGTTCGATTATTGTCTTGATTATATACATCTTTTACTTTTTAGGTATTTCAGGTGTATTACCAACAGATCAAATCGTTAAGGAAAGCGATAATGCAATTAGCATAGCAGCCAATTCTTTATTTGGAGGTACTGCTGCAGTTATTTTAACTGCCTTTGTTATTTTTTCTTGTTTGGGTACTTTAAATGGATTAATTATTTCTAACATTAGAATGCCTTTTTCTTTGGCTCTAAGAAATCAAGGACCATTACCAAAACTTTTAGCAAAGGTTAGTCCAAAGACAAACATGCCACCATATTCAACAATATACGCATTTATACTATCTGTGGTATATACAGTTCTTTGGTATGGTAGCTTAAATAATTGGTTTGGACGATATATTGGATTAGATGAAATTCCAATTGTATTGATTTATGGACTTTATATTTTTCTATATGTTTGGTATATAAGGAATTTTACAGATTTAAACAATTGGAAAAGATTTGGGTTACCTATATTTGCAATCATGGGTTCACTTATAATCCTGTATGGTGGTATTACGAACCCTAGCATAGGAATTTACCTTGGAATATCAGTAATAGTCATCTTACTAGGCTTGCTGTTTTACAGAAAAGAATAA
- the rsgA gene encoding ribosome small subunit-dependent GTPase A, translating to MKQTNLYNLGLSEDISNEANQLDSTLFLARVSVQHKDMYKIITEDREIQAEVSGRLSYHASEIADYPAVGDWVLVDRIDDYGGNAIIHHILSRKSCFERKAAGDKYERQIVAANIDVVFICMSLNNDYNLRRLERYLSIAWDSRAKPVVVLTKADLCNDIESRLREIEEIAIGVNVVVASCLDADGYSHMIKYMEKRKTVAFIGSSGVGKSTLINKLMGQNVLVTNSLRNDDKGRHTTTHRQLILLPQGTIVIDTPGMRELQIAGADLSMSFSDIEEYSNHCYYKDCNHENEPRCAVREAIEEGTLSLERYENYKKLQKEMLFEERKVTMTASQAEKEKIKDMMGSLDACKRLQKFNRKNKRMK from the coding sequence ATGAAACAAACTAATTTATATAATTTAGGTCTATCAGAAGATATAAGCAATGAAGCGAACCAACTGGATTCTACATTATTTCTAGCTAGGGTATCTGTCCAACACAAAGATATGTATAAGATCATTACTGAGGATAGAGAAATCCAAGCAGAAGTTTCGGGTAGATTAAGCTATCATGCTTCTGAAATAGCAGACTATCCGGCTGTTGGAGATTGGGTATTGGTAGATAGAATAGATGATTATGGAGGCAATGCAATCATCCATCATATTCTTTCGCGAAAAAGCTGCTTTGAAAGAAAAGCTGCTGGTGATAAATATGAAAGACAAATTGTCGCTGCAAATATCGATGTAGTATTTATATGTATGTCTTTGAACAATGATTATAATTTGCGTCGCCTTGAACGATATTTGTCAATTGCTTGGGATAGTAGGGCTAAGCCAGTTGTCGTATTAACCAAAGCGGATTTGTGTAATGACATTGAATCTAGGTTGAGAGAAATTGAAGAAATTGCAATTGGCGTGAATGTTGTTGTAGCTTCGTGCTTAGATGCTGATGGATATTCACATATGATAAAGTATATGGAAAAACGAAAAACTGTAGCGTTTATCGGTTCTTCAGGTGTTGGAAAATCCACCTTGATCAACAAGTTAATGGGTCAGAATGTATTGGTAACAAATAGCCTTAGAAATGATGATAAAGGTCGACATACCACCACACATAGGCAGTTGATTTTATTACCACAGGGAACCATTGTTATTGATACACCAGGAATGAGAGAGCTTCAAATTGCTGGTGCTGATTTATCAATGTCTTTTTCGGATATCGAGGAATATTCTAATCATTGTTACTATAAAGATTGTAACCATGAAAACGAACCTCGGTGTGCTGTAAGAGAAGCGATAGAAGAGGGAACACTATCTCTTGAACGTTATGAGAACTATAAAAAGCTTCAAAAGGAAATGTTGTTTGAAGAAAGAAAGGTTACGATGACAGCTTCACAAGCAGAGAAAGAAAAAATAAAAGATATGATGGGCTCACTTGATGCTTGCAAAAGGCTGCAAAAATTCAATAGGAAAAATAAAAGAATGAAATAA
- a CDS encoding TetR/AcrR family transcriptional regulator, which yields MVISRNGIIGATMRGIAKEAGMSTGAIYHHYSSKEEVLYDVMRQSLSVSTHLAEKTRLNMDSKEELIAEIYENIMIHFDKSAENKLHLYLAQEAILGNEILRKKFKGQYKEWINATEELLIYIYGTSYNEQGKALASLLIGAIDGVVIQMLLGANIVPIEDIAKVYHLLLTDGIPHFMKLLSQQN from the coding sequence ATTGTTATCAGTAGAAATGGAATCATTGGTGCTACAATGAGAGGGATTGCAAAGGAGGCTGGAATGAGTACTGGTGCAATCTATCATCATTATTCTTCAAAAGAAGAGGTATTATATGATGTCATGCGCCAAAGTTTATCCGTTTCCACTCACTTAGCCGAAAAAACCCGGCTTAATATGGACAGTAAAGAAGAACTTATCGCTGAAATATACGAAAATATAATGATACATTTCGATAAATCAGCAGAGAATAAACTACATCTATACTTAGCACAAGAAGCTATATTAGGGAATGAAATTTTAAGAAAAAAATTCAAGGGACAATATAAAGAATGGATAAACGCAACTGAAGAGCTTTTAATCTATATCTATGGAACATCTTATAATGAACAAGGCAAAGCCTTAGCTTCGTTACTTATTGGCGCAATTGATGGTGTCGTTATTCAAATGCTATTAGGTGCCAATATTGTTCCAATAGAAGATATTGCAAAGGTATATCATCTACTATTAACAGACGGAATTCCTCATTTTATGAAACTATTAAGTCAGCAGAATTGA
- a CDS encoding MerR family transcriptional regulator — MEYTVQKLAKLAGISTRTLRYYDEIDILKPARMNSSGYRIYGQKEVNTLQQILFYRELGIGLERIKEMITNPQFNGTLALREHREKLLEKRKQLDLLIANVDKTIASTKGMMIMTDKEKFEGFKQKIIDENEKQYGEEIRQKYGEDEINKSNQKVKNMTKEQYAEVEKLSVDVMDTLQIAFETGDPAGELAQKAADLHRQWLSYYWNSYSKEAHAGLAQMYVDDERFTAYYDKKQPGTAEFLRDAVFIYTGTSN, encoded by the coding sequence ATGGAATATACAGTACAAAAGCTTGCAAAGCTAGCTGGAATCAGCACAAGGACATTAAGGTATTATGATGAGATAGATATTCTTAAGCCGGCAAGGATGAATTCATCAGGATATCGAATATATGGTCAAAAAGAGGTAAACACACTACAACAAATTCTTTTTTACAGAGAACTAGGTATTGGCTTAGAGCGTATAAAGGAAATGATCACAAATCCTCAATTTAATGGAACACTTGCGCTGAGGGAGCATCGTGAAAAGCTTCTTGAAAAAAGAAAACAACTTGACTTACTAATAGCTAATGTAGATAAAACAATAGCTTCAACGAAAGGAATGATGATTATGACAGATAAAGAAAAGTTTGAAGGATTTAAACAAAAAATAATTGATGAAAATGAAAAGCAATATGGTGAAGAAATTAGACAAAAATATGGAGAAGATGAAATCAATAAATCAAATCAAAAAGTTAAGAATATGACAAAAGAGCAATATGCTGAAGTTGAAAAACTATCAGTTGATGTGATGGACACTCTACAGATAGCATTTGAGACTGGTGATCCAGCAGGTGAGCTTGCTCAAAAAGCTGCGGATTTACACCGACAATGGCTTAGCTATTATTGGAATAGCTATTCAAAGGAAGCTCACGCAGGCTTAGCACAAATGTATGTGGATGATGAAAGATTTACAGCTTATTATGATAAGAAGCAACCAGGGACAGCTGAATTTTTAAGAGATGCGGTATTTATTTATACTGGGACTTCAAATTAA
- a CDS encoding peptide chain release factor 3 yields the protein MSEEQLSFIQEIKRRRTFAIISHPDAGKTTLTEKFLLYGGAIRSAGSVKSRRSEKHAVSDWMEIEKQRGISVTSSVLQFHYNHYCINILDTPGHQDFSEDTYRTLVAADNAVMVIDCSKGVEAQTKKLFQVCKMRGIPIFTFINKMDRAGKDPFELIEELENVLGIRSCPMNWPIGSGKEFRGVYNRQKEQVELFESGDHGQNKLAVVNAHVTDEKLSELLGDSLHQQLLSDIELLDIAGDGFDLGKILRGELTPVFFGSALTNFGVEPFLESFLDITTPPRPRESNLGDIDPEATNFTGFIFKIQANMNPTHRDRIAFLRICSGKFEKGMTANLVQKGKKIKLSQPQQFLAQDRVITEVAYPGDIIGIHDPGIFNIGDTLCENDSNLVFEGIPKFAPEHFIKISTTSALKRKHFIKGINQLAEEGTIQVYKRPNWGVEELIIGVVGILQFEVLEYRLLHEYGVATTSLRLPYHYIRWIDPNGFDASTFNAPMDSILVYSDTDEPVVLFQNEWAVKHILDRNKSLVLKETSIK from the coding sequence ATGTCTGAAGAACAATTAAGCTTTATTCAAGAAATTAAAAGAAGAAGAACCTTTGCAATTATATCTCATCCAGATGCTGGCAAAACAACTTTAACAGAGAAGTTTCTGTTATATGGAGGAGCTATACGCTCTGCTGGCTCTGTTAAATCTAGACGTTCTGAAAAGCATGCCGTCTCAGACTGGATGGAAATAGAAAAACAAAGAGGAATTTCCGTTACCTCAAGTGTACTTCAGTTTCATTATAATCATTATTGCATTAACATTCTTGATACACCTGGTCATCAAGATTTTAGTGAGGATACTTATAGAACCTTAGTGGCTGCCGACAATGCTGTAATGGTAATAGACTGCTCAAAAGGTGTGGAGGCTCAAACTAAAAAGTTGTTTCAGGTTTGTAAAATGAGAGGGATTCCTATTTTTACCTTTATAAATAAAATGGATCGTGCAGGAAAAGACCCCTTTGAACTCATTGAAGAATTAGAGAATGTTCTTGGAATACGTTCTTGTCCAATGAATTGGCCTATTGGCTCTGGAAAGGAATTTAGAGGTGTTTATAATCGTCAAAAGGAACAGGTAGAGCTTTTTGAAAGTGGAGACCATGGCCAAAACAAACTTGCTGTAGTAAACGCTCATGTTACTGACGAAAAACTAAGTGAATTATTAGGTGATTCCCTACATCAACAACTATTAAGTGATATAGAGCTTCTAGATATTGCAGGAGATGGCTTTGATCTTGGAAAAATACTAAGAGGTGAACTTACTCCGGTTTTCTTTGGCAGTGCCCTAACTAATTTTGGTGTCGAGCCCTTCTTGGAATCCTTTTTAGATATAACAACTCCACCTCGCCCTCGTGAAAGTAACCTGGGAGATATAGATCCTGAAGCAACTAACTTTACTGGCTTTATTTTCAAAATTCAAGCCAATATGAATCCAACTCATAGAGATCGTATAGCCTTTTTACGTATTTGCTCTGGTAAATTTGAAAAGGGTATGACTGCTAATCTAGTTCAAAAGGGTAAGAAAATCAAACTTTCACAACCTCAACAATTTTTAGCGCAGGATCGTGTTATTACAGAGGTTGCCTATCCTGGTGATATCATTGGGATACATGACCCTGGTATTTTTAACATAGGTGATACACTATGTGAAAATGATTCAAATTTAGTATTTGAGGGTATTCCAAAGTTTGCACCAGAGCATTTTATAAAGATTTCTACTACGAGTGCTTTAAAAAGAAAACATTTCATAAAAGGAATTAATCAACTTGCTGAGGAAGGTACTATCCAAGTATATAAACGCCCAAATTGGGGCGTAGAAGAATTGATTATTGGAGTTGTTGGTATTCTTCAGTTTGAAGTATTAGAATATCGTCTACTTCACGAATATGGTGTAGCGACGACCAGTCTAAGGTTGCCATATCATTATATTCGCTGGATTGACCCTAACGGCTTTGATGCATCTACCTTTAATGCTCCCATGGATTCTATACTTGTTTACAGCGATACTGATGAACCAGTAGTTCTTTTCCAAAATGAATGGGCAGTAAAACACATATTAGATAGAAATAAATCATTAGTATTAAAAGAAACCTCAATTAAATAG
- the pdaA gene encoding delta-lactam-biosynthetic de-N-acetylase, translating into MFKLKKHKIPKIVILLAIVLILELIPLAVRAGISIKYGNDWGLGSTDEGIQPVGNEDVAYLKQYDAYYVGNSNDKVIYLTFDAGYENGYTQKLLDVLKKQEVPATFFLVGHYLKTNPELVKRIVDEGHIIGNHTCSHPDMTKLSPEEFNEELQGFEVLYKEITGENLVKFYRPPAGRYSEANLKTAQELGYKTIFWSVAYVDWDNDKQPTIEDALSKVLPKVHPGAIVLLHSNSKTNSEILDALISSWKDKGYTFKSLDQIE; encoded by the coding sequence ATGTTTAAATTAAAAAAACATAAAATTCCTAAGATAGTTATTCTCCTTGCTATTGTCCTTATTTTGGAACTGATACCGTTAGCTGTTAGGGCTGGAATAAGTATCAAGTATGGTAATGATTGGGGTTTGGGGAGTACAGATGAGGGGATACAGCCAGTTGGTAACGAGGATGTAGCTTATTTAAAGCAATATGATGCTTATTATGTAGGCAATTCGAATGATAAGGTCATTTATCTAACGTTTGATGCAGGTTATGAAAATGGATATACTCAAAAACTATTAGATGTTTTGAAAAAACAGGAAGTCCCTGCAACCTTTTTCTTAGTTGGTCATTATCTTAAAACAAATCCTGAGCTAGTGAAAAGAATCGTTGATGAAGGCCATATTATAGGTAACCATACGTGCTCACATCCTGATATGACAAAGCTTTCACCAGAGGAGTTTAATGAAGAGCTACAAGGCTTTGAAGTTTTATACAAAGAAATAACAGGAGAAAACTTAGTTAAATTTTATCGCCCACCAGCAGGAAGATATAGTGAAGCTAATTTAAAAACAGCGCAAGAATTGGGGTATAAAACAATTTTTTGGAGTGTTGCATATGTAGATTGGGATAATGATAAACAACCTACGATAGAAGATGCCTTATCAAAGGTTTTGCCTAAAGTTCACCCTGGAGCTATAGTTCTTCTACATAGCAATTCAAAAACAAACTCTGAGATACTAGATGCACTCATTTCCTCGTGGAAAGACAAAGGCTATACTTTTAAAAGCTTAGATCAAATAGAGTAA
- a CDS encoding SOS response-associated peptidase — translation MCGRYVLFSEKENREIMKIINEIDKRFGSKANIKTGEVFPTDAAPVLITGDQKLLPTIMNWGFPNFQNKGVIINARSETAIERPTFREALLTRRCVIPSTGFYEWTHPQGKKHKDKYLFTLPGMQMLYMAGLYSTFKIDGQFVSRFVILTTEANASMCEIHNRMPIVLQRNHLEAWVKNTDIALEILQAKSPELERIVV, via the coding sequence ATGTGCGGTAGATATGTACTGTTTTCAGAAAAAGAGAATAGAGAAATTATGAAAATCATAAATGAGATTGATAAACGTTTTGGAAGCAAGGCTAACATAAAAACTGGAGAAGTTTTTCCAACTGATGCGGCGCCTGTATTAATCACTGGAGATCAAAAGCTTCTGCCTACAATCATGAACTGGGGTTTTCCTAACTTTCAAAACAAAGGGGTAATCATCAATGCTAGGTCAGAAACTGCAATTGAAAGACCTACTTTTCGGGAAGCATTATTGACCAGACGATGTGTTATTCCTTCTACGGGATTTTATGAATGGACACATCCTCAGGGTAAAAAGCATAAGGATAAATATTTGTTTACACTACCTGGTATGCAAATGCTTTATATGGCAGGTCTATATAGTACTTTTAAAATTGATGGACAGTTTGTTAGTCGTTTTGTTATATTGACAACTGAGGCCAATGCATCAATGTGTGAAATTCATAATCGAATGCCAATTGTTCTCCAAAGGAATCATCTTGAAGCATGGGTGAAAAATACAGATATAGCCCTAGAAATACTTCAAGCCAAATCACCTGAGCTCGAGAGAATAGTAGTATAA
- a CDS encoding rubrerythrin, producing the protein MNIYEFAILMELEGEKYYTEQAEINKGNRLNTILLMLAQDERNHADILQKKYEVSSYEMMENDLMTEVKNVFEEAKNFKDDIKAAPDQLDFYRMALEKEKQSIDLYHKYHSEATEIETKELFEYLMNQEKEHFEILEEIVLMINKANEWVESAEFGIREEY; encoded by the coding sequence ATGAATATTTATGAATTTGCTATTTTAATGGAACTTGAAGGGGAAAAATACTATACCGAGCAAGCAGAAATAAATAAAGGTAATCGTTTAAACACGATCTTACTTATGTTGGCTCAAGATGAAAGGAACCATGCGGACATTCTGCAAAAGAAATACGAGGTGTCTTCTTATGAAATGATGGAGAATGACTTGATGACTGAGGTTAAAAATGTATTTGAAGAGGCCAAAAATTTTAAAGATGATATTAAGGCAGCACCAGATCAGCTTGATTTTTATAGAATGGCATTAGAAAAGGAAAAACAGAGTATTGATCTTTATCATAAATACCATTCAGAAGCAACTGAAATTGAAACGAAAGAATTGTTTGAATATTTAATGAATCAAGAAAAAGAGCACTTTGAAATCCTTGAAGAAATCGTATTAATGATTAACAAAGCAAATGAATGGGTAGAATCAGCAGAATTTGGTATAAGAGAAGAATATTAA
- a CDS encoding L-asparaginase 1 produces the protein MKKKVYIIYTGGTIGMVRTEKGYAPQKGYMQKELDTFSELKADIMPEYSIKEYEPLLDSSNMSQMEWIKIAKDIEEHYDEYDGFVILHGTDTMAYTASALSFMLEGLDKPVILTGSQIPLCEVRNDARENIITALQIAAGCEVPEVCLYFGGKLFRGCRSVKTSSDTLDAFESPNFPPLAIAGVRIEMNEDLIMKKKNRNIRVLEFGDFPIAVVKIFPGIQTDVLENMLKPPLKGIIIEALGVGNIPNRDQRLKTVLKEAADRGVIIIVCTQCLKGYAYIGEYETSNYLVDAGAVSGYDMTAEAAATKLYYLLSKCYSIEIIKDLMHENLRGELSKPLHHEVL, from the coding sequence ATGAAAAAAAAGGTATACATTATATATACAGGTGGCACGATTGGAATGGTCAGAACGGAGAAGGGTTATGCGCCCCAAAAGGGCTATATGCAAAAAGAACTTGATACATTCTCAGAGTTAAAGGCGGATATTATGCCAGAATATAGTATTAAAGAATATGAACCGCTTTTGGATTCTTCTAATATGTCTCAGATGGAGTGGATAAAAATAGCCAAGGATATTGAAGAGCATTATGACGAATACGATGGTTTTGTGATTTTACATGGAACAGATACGATGGCTTATACAGCCTCAGCACTTTCCTTTATGCTGGAGGGTTTGGATAAACCAGTAATTCTTACAGGGTCTCAAATTCCTCTTTGTGAAGTTAGAAATGATGCGAGAGAAAATATTATCACAGCATTACAGATAGCTGCTGGATGTGAAGTTCCAGAGGTGTGCCTTTATTTTGGTGGCAAGCTATTTAGAGGGTGTAGGTCAGTAAAGACGAGTTCGGATACACTTGATGCTTTTGAATCACCAAATTTCCCACCGCTAGCCATAGCTGGAGTTCGTATAGAAATGAATGAAGATTTAATCATGAAGAAAAAAAATAGGAACATTCGAGTACTTGAATTTGGAGATTTTCCAATTGCAGTCGTGAAGATCTTCCCCGGTATCCAGACTGATGTTTTAGAAAATATGCTTAAGCCTCCACTAAAAGGCATTATCATTGAAGCATTAGGTGTTGGGAATATACCAAATCGAGATCAGCGATTAAAGACTGTTTTAAAAGAAGCAGCCGATCGTGGAGTTATTATTATAGTGTGTACCCAGTGTTTGAAAGGATATGCATATATTGGAGAATATGAAACTAGTAATTATTTAGTAGATGCAGGTGCAGTTAGTGGATATGATATGACTGCAGAAGCTGCTGCAACAAAACTTTATTATCTTCTAAGCAAATGTTATTCTATTGAAATAATTAAAGATCTAATGCATGAGAATTTGAGAGGAGAGCTGTCTAAGCCACTACATCATGAAGTGCTATGA
- a CDS encoding two-component sensor histidine kinase, whose amino-acid sequence MKYSLRTKLSLSYILVALISVTLISFLTNLMLDKQFQTYVKNNIEQRNKEVVAALTNQYQPGGQWETALIEDIGIGAMGNGLIVRLEDSLGEVIWDATVHNNGMCQRMLQQMASNLNSRYPSLKGSYVEVPYAIISDGNEVGTVYIGYYGPFYLNDNDLEFINTLNRLFIGVGIFSLIFALILGYIMARRLSIPIARVIDSAQKISKGYFHDRINEASNTKEIGQLTESVNQLAQTLETQEVLRKRLTGDVAHELRTPIATLQSHMEAMIDGIWEPELQRLESCHEEIMRIGRMVGDLEKLAQYESENLILTKTEFDISQVMKRILHNFENDYNSKKIKVDFIGKEEFIEADQDKMSQVIVNLLSNALKYTPQGGILEIAVFADESFTKITINDNGSGIPENDLPYIFERFYRADKSRNRLTGGSGIGLTIVKAIIDAHKGTILVKSELGKGTQISISIPKKSH is encoded by the coding sequence ATGAAGTATAGCTTACGTACAAAGCTATCTCTATCCTACATATTAGTTGCACTGATCAGTGTTACTTTAATTAGCTTTTTAACTAACTTGATGTTGGATAAACAGTTTCAAACTTATGTTAAGAATAATATTGAGCAAAGAAACAAAGAAGTTGTTGCTGCATTAACAAATCAATATCAGCCTGGAGGACAGTGGGAAACAGCTTTAATTGAAGACATAGGTATTGGTGCAATGGGCAATGGATTAATTGTGCGGTTGGAAGATAGTTTAGGAGAAGTGATTTGGGATGCAACCGTTCATAACAATGGCATGTGTCAAAGGATGCTTCAGCAAATGGCTAGTAATTTGAATAGTCGTTATCCTAGCTTAAAAGGAAGTTATGTAGAAGTACCTTATGCTATAATCAGTGATGGGAATGAAGTTGGTACAGTGTATATTGGTTACTATGGACCCTTTTACTTGAATGATAATGATTTAGAATTTATAAATACCTTAAATCGCTTGTTTATTGGGGTTGGTATTTTTTCTTTGATATTTGCACTTATTCTAGGGTACATCATGGCTAGAAGATTGAGTATACCGATAGCGAGGGTAATTGATTCGGCACAAAAGATTTCAAAGGGGTATTTTCATGACCGTATCAATGAAGCGTCAAATACAAAGGAAATAGGGCAATTAACCGAATCAGTGAATCAACTTGCACAGACTTTAGAAACTCAAGAGGTACTAAGGAAACGATTAACAGGTGATGTAGCTCATGAACTCCGAACACCAATAGCCACACTGCAAAGTCATATGGAAGCCATGATTGATGGCATATGGGAACCTGAGCTTCAAAGACTTGAGAGCTGTCATGAAGAAATTATGAGAATTGGAAGAATGGTGGGTGACCTAGAAAAACTAGCTCAATATGAAAGCGAAAACCTTATACTTACGAAAACAGAATTTGATATTTCACAGGTTATGAAAAGAATTCTTCATAATTTTGAAAATGATTATAACAGTAAGAAGATTAAGGTCGATTTTATAGGAAAAGAAGAATTCATTGAAGCAGATCAGGATAAAATGAGTCAAGTTATCGTGAATTTATTGTCCAATGCTCTTAAATATACGCCACAAGGAGGCATACTAGAAATTGCTGTTTTTGCGGATGAGAGTTTTACAAAAATTACAATCAATGACAATGGTTCAGGAATACCAGAAAATGATCTCCCTTATATATTTGAAAGGTTTTACAGAGCGGATAAATCTAGAAATAGATTGACGGGGGGATCTGGGATAGGGCTTACAATTGTCAAAGCAATTATTGATGCTCATAAGGGAACTATATTGGTTAAAAGTGAATTAGGTAAGGGTACACAAATTAGTATTTCTATACCTAAAAAAAGCCACTAA